A genome region from Triticum aestivum cultivar Chinese Spring chromosome 2B, IWGSC CS RefSeq v2.1, whole genome shotgun sequence includes the following:
- the LOC123045504 gene encoding acyl-coenzyme A thioesterase 13 isoform X2, whose product MDPEAVRRTLEPTASAADISGSTPYDSFVISGVRLEAAEHGSVLCSFVVTPRIASPQGYLLSGVTATLADQLGSAVFFSSGVGTSGVSLEISVSYVDTAAVGEEIEVEAKLLRAGKSVGVISVDFRKKRSGKLMAQARHTKYLAVSSRL is encoded by the exons ATGGACCCGGAGGCGGTGCGGAGGACCCTCGAGCCCACCGCTTCCGCCGCGGACATCTCGGGCTCCACCCCTTACGACTCCTTCGTCATCAGCGGCGTCCGCCTCGAGGCCGCCGAGCACGGCAGCGTCCTCTGCTCCTTCGTCGTCACCCCCCGTATCGCC AGCCCCCAAGGGTACCTTCTCAGCGGCGTCACGGCAACGCTCGCCGACCAGTTGGGCTCGGCCGTGTTCTTCTCCAGCGGGGTGGGCACGAGCGGGGTCTCCCTCGAGATCAGCGTGTCCTACGTCGACACGGCCGCCGTCGGG GAAGAAATAGAGGTTGAGGCGAAGCTATTGCGTGCTGGAAAATCAGTCGGTGTTATCTCTGTTGATTTCAGGAAGAAAAGGAGTGGCAAATTGATGGCTCAGGCGCGTCATACAAAGTACCTTGCTGTATCTAGCAGATTGTGA
- the LOC123045504 gene encoding uncharacterized protein isoform X1, whose product MDPEAVRRTLEPTASAADISGSTPYDSFVISGVRLEAAEHGSVLCSFVVTPRIASPQGYLLSGVTATLADQLGSAVFFSSGVGTSGVSLEISVSYVDTAAVGGLHRFNTNYFWISNLLSICESSLRYHLGADWALSGTSIGIMCTTNQFVMVTSCWKMT is encoded by the exons ATGGACCCGGAGGCGGTGCGGAGGACCCTCGAGCCCACCGCTTCCGCCGCGGACATCTCGGGCTCCACCCCTTACGACTCCTTCGTCATCAGCGGCGTCCGCCTCGAGGCCGCCGAGCACGGCAGCGTCCTCTGCTCCTTCGTCGTCACCCCCCGTATCGCC AGCCCCCAAGGGTACCTTCTCAGCGGCGTCACGGCAACGCTCGCCGACCAGTTGGGCTCGGCCGTGTTCTTCTCCAGCGGGGTGGGCACGAGCGGGGTCTCCCTCGAGATCAGCGTGTCCTACGTCGACACGGCCGCCGTCGGG GGGCTACATCGGTTCAACACTAATTACTTTTGGATAAGTAATTTACTATCCATTTGTGAGAGCTCACTGAGGTATCACTTAGGTGCCGACTGGGCTCTCAGTGGTACCTCCATTGGTATCATGTGTACAACTAACCAGTTTGTGATGGTAACAAGTTGTTGGAAGATGACATGA
- the LOC123041416 gene encoding uncharacterized protein, whose amino-acid sequence MDDFTFPTTAAAAEHAEPLFLHHHHRLLPFPHFASSPLWFPSDGVAVTPVVAVVSRRTVDGMEEQEPTSSDSAAGRRSKGERGGEADEGVVVRAAGADGEDKMDMLWENFNEELRRAGSCSKTAACGLDELSDTESEAGERGRGWAPMLRASSRAGGTGQYYRRSGSWVLLMRIFKRLFVVEKTTISAAHRRH is encoded by the coding sequence ATGGACGACTTCACCTTCCCTACAACGGCCGCCGCGGCAGAGCATGCGGAGCCACTGTTCCTACATCACCACCACCGCCTTCTCCCCTTCCCCCACTTCGCCTCCTCGCCGCTCTGGTTTCCCAGCGACGGCGTCGCCGTTACACCGGTGGTGGCCGTGGTGAGCCGCCGAACCGTGGACGGCATGGAAGAGCAAGAGCCCACGTCGTCGGACTCGGCCGCCGGACGACGGTCCAAGGGGGAGAGGGGAGGAGAAGCGGATGAAGGGGTGGTCGTGCGCGCTGCCGGCGCGGACGGCGAGGACAAGATGGACATGCTGTGGGAGAACTTCAACGAGGAGCTGCGGCGCGCCGGTTCTTGCTCGAAGACGGCGGCGTGCGGGCTGGACGAGCTGTCGGACACGGAGTCGGAGGCGGGGGAGCGCGGGCGCGGGTGGGCGCCGATGCTGCGGGCGTCGTCGAGGGCCGGCGGGACGGGGCAGTACTACCGCCGGAGCGGCAGCTGGGTGCTGCTCATGAGGATCTTCAAGAGGCTCTTCGTCGTCGAGAAGACGACCATCTCCGCCGCGCATCGGCGCCACTAG